A part of Candidatus Hydrogenedentota bacterium genomic DNA contains:
- a CDS encoding metal ABC transporter permease: MIEFFQAVADHGFLQYAVMAGILSSIACGIAGAYVVVRRISYIAGGISHCVLAGMGAARYCETVYGWTWFSPLYGATAAALIAALIIGFVSLRAKQREDTVIGALWAIGMAVGVLFIARTPGYNEDLMAYLFGNILMVSGNDLLLILALDVLVVVAGTIWHDQFQAVCFDEEYARLRGVPVDFFYLFLLGLIALTVVLLVTVVGVVLVIAMLTLPAAIAGHFARTLRGMMILATLLCVFFTVSGLALSYTPNLPAGATIIVVAGTAYLVTAGFCMPAIRARLAVRFRGKR, translated from the coding sequence ATGATTGAGTTTTTCCAGGCCGTAGCCGATCATGGATTTCTGCAATACGCCGTCATGGCGGGGATTTTGTCCAGCATTGCCTGTGGTATCGCCGGCGCCTATGTGGTTGTTCGCCGAATAAGTTATATTGCGGGCGGAATTTCACACTGCGTGCTCGCCGGGATGGGCGCCGCGCGTTATTGCGAAACAGTGTACGGCTGGACGTGGTTTTCGCCCCTTTACGGTGCGACCGCCGCGGCGCTGATTGCCGCCCTGATTATCGGCTTCGTGAGTTTGCGGGCCAAACAGCGCGAAGACACGGTCATTGGGGCATTGTGGGCGATCGGGATGGCCGTCGGAGTGCTTTTCATCGCCCGTACGCCGGGATACAACGAAGACTTGATGGCGTATCTTTTCGGGAATATTCTGATGGTTTCCGGCAACGACCTGTTGCTGATATTGGCGCTCGATGTCCTTGTCGTCGTTGCGGGGACGATCTGGCACGATCAGTTTCAGGCTGTTTGCTTTGACGAGGAATACGCCCGATTGCGCGGCGTGCCCGTTGATTTTTTCTATCTGTTTTTGCTTGGGCTGATTGCCCTGACCGTCGTGTTGCTTGTGACCGTGGTGGGGGTTGTCCTCGTTATTGCCATGCTGACGTTGCCCGCCGCCATTGCGGGGCATTTCGCGCGCACATTGCGCGGAATGATGATCCTCGCGACGTTGCTCTGCGTATTTTTTACGGTTTCGGGTCTTGCGTTGAGTTACACACCCAATCTGCCCGCCGGCGCGACCATCATTGTCGTCGCCGGCACGGCGTATCTCGTCACGGCCGGATTCTGCATGCCAGCCATCCGCGCCCGGCTTGCCGTCCGTTTCCGGGGCAAGCGATGA
- a CDS encoding MotA/TolQ/ExbB proton channel family protein gives MELITFAVKHDWAVLLPIIFCSVLVLSVAVERFVFYRRNRRDVVQFINRLERDLQRNNLNSALNLSCELGGLLGEVSEEGIRTLAEQKSSFERLFDITANLATRKLERNLSILGTIATISPYLGLFGTVVRILLTFGEMAKGGGGGGAPMIMFGIGSALIATAFGLGVAILAVGLNNYFHTIVGRWEEDFQLLKLLFLSVADRRPAASAAPAAAQPYRRPAEI, from the coding sequence ATGGAATTGATAACGTTTGCCGTCAAGCATGACTGGGCGGTTCTGCTGCCGATTATTTTCTGTTCGGTGTTGGTGCTGTCGGTGGCGGTCGAGCGGTTTGTGTTTTACCGGCGAAACCGGCGCGATGTGGTCCAGTTCATCAACCGGCTCGAACGCGACTTGCAACGCAACAATCTGAACAGCGCGCTCAACCTGAGTTGCGAACTGGGCGGATTGCTGGGCGAGGTTTCGGAAGAAGGAATTCGGACGCTTGCAGAACAAAAAAGCAGTTTCGAGCGCCTCTTCGACATCACGGCCAATCTTGCAACGCGCAAACTGGAACGAAACTTGTCCATCCTCGGAACGATTGCCACTATCTCGCCCTATCTGGGCCTGTTCGGCACCGTTGTGCGCATTTTGCTGACCTTCGGCGAGATGGCCAAAGGCGGCGGGGGCGGGGGCGCGCCGATGATCATGTTCGGGATTGGATCGGCGTTGATTGCAACGGCGTTTGGATTGGGCGTTGCGATTCTCGCCGTGGGTCTGAACAATTATTTCCACACAATCGTGGGCCGTTGGGAAGAAGATTTTCAATTGTTGAAACTCTTGTTCCTTTCGGTGGCTGATCGCCGTCCCGCCGCTTCGGCCGCGCCGGCCGCCGCACAGCCCTATCGGCGTCCCGCGGAGATTTAG
- a CDS encoding zinc ABC transporter substrate-binding protein codes for MFVLLIGIFAMAAPLKAGVGILPLAYLAERIGGGRVEAPVLVGPGQNYHVYEPSPKQLADLADAPVFFQMGFPFEKRVIAKMASANPRLRVVNLLEGIVLRNMDEEPRDEHPGHHHGNMDPHVWLNPLNAKIIARNMARTFKDSDPAYEAGYSANLETLEKELDALHARVAAILEPFKGRTFYVYHPAFGYFADAYGLKQVSVEIEGKEPTAWRLAALIDRAKQENVRAILVQQQFPKKSAETVARAIGGRVISVDPLARDYIAGVESIAQQLRNAWMQP; via the coding sequence ATGTTTGTTTTGTTGATAGGTATCTTTGCGATGGCCGCTCCCCTGAAGGCGGGCGTGGGCATACTCCCGCTGGCGTATCTGGCGGAACGAATTGGCGGCGGCAGGGTAGAGGCGCCGGTGCTGGTGGGGCCGGGACAAAATTATCATGTTTATGAACCGTCGCCGAAACAATTGGCGGATCTTGCCGATGCCCCGGTTTTTTTTCAGATGGGATTTCCGTTTGAAAAGCGCGTGATTGCAAAAATGGCATCGGCCAATCCACGCCTGCGCGTGGTCAATTTGCTCGAGGGAATTGTGTTGCGTAACATGGACGAGGAACCGCGCGATGAACATCCTGGCCACCATCACGGCAACATGGACCCGCATGTGTGGCTGAATCCCCTCAACGCCAAAATTATCGCGCGCAACATGGCCCGCACATTCAAGGACAGCGATCCGGCCTATGAAGCCGGCTATTCGGCAAACCTTGAAACGCTGGAAAAGGAACTCGACGCGCTGCATGCACGCGTGGCCGCGATCCTCGAACCGTTCAAGGGGCGTACGTTTTATGTGTATCATCCGGCATTCGGTTATTTTGCGGATGCGTATGGATTGAAACAAGTATCTGTCGAGATCGAAGGCAAGGAACCGACGGCTTGGCGGCTGGCGGCTTTGATTGATCGCGCGAAACAGGAAAACGTCCGCGCCATCCTCGTCCAACAGCAGTTTCCCAAAAAATCCGCTGAAACGGTCGCGCGCGCTATCGGCGGCCGGGTCATTTCCGTGGATCCGCTTGCCCGCGATTACATCGCCGGCGTCGAGTCCATTGCACAACAGTTGCGCAATGCATGGATGCAGCCATGA
- a CDS encoding biopolymer transporter ExbD, with amino-acid sequence MKAIGAKGHKRLVDEINITPLTDVFLVLLIIMMVVAPMLKMTRTEIIPPVVDGGSPIEKVRLVVEITRDGRYFVDGDETNPADLAETMRQKGGAFAEKDVIIQADRLTKSGVVLKVFDAAREAEFETMTVAVETLSKRRSEELDRLPPLEEVPAT; translated from the coding sequence ATGAAAGCGATAGGCGCCAAAGGCCATAAGCGCCTGGTGGATGAAATCAACATCACCCCATTGACGGACGTGTTTCTGGTGCTTCTGATCATCATGATGGTGGTCGCCCCGATGCTGAAAATGACCCGGACCGAAATCATTCCGCCGGTCGTTGACGGCGGGTCGCCCATCGAGAAAGTACGGCTGGTCGTCGAAATCACGCGTGACGGACGCTATTTCGTGGACGGCGACGAGACGAATCCCGCGGATCTCGCGGAGACCATGCGCCAGAAAGGCGGCGCGTTTGCCGAAAAAGACGTCATCATCCAGGCGGATCGCCTGACAAAAAGCGGGGTGGTGCTCAAGGTGTTCGATGCGGCGCGGGAAGCCGAATTTGAAACGATGACGGTCGCCGTCGAGACGTTGTCAAAACGGCGTTCCGAGGAGTTGGATCGTCTTCCCCCGCTTGAAGAGGTCCCGGCGACATGA
- the dapF gene encoding diaminopimelate epimerase, with product MAFTKLHGLGNDYLFIETEKYPVANPPELSRQMSHRHLGVGSDGIILVMPGDKAPFRMRIFNADGSEAETCGNGIRCFAKYVYDRGMIHDTEFVIETLAGPNQVALKVENGRVVAVRSNMGRPRFDRSEIPMIGAPGRVLEEDLEVDGRTFPITCANIGNPHAVIFVEDATAVPLAEIGPKIETHPKFPQRTNVEFVNVMDRGNIVMRIWERGSGITMASGSGSCGAALASMITDRVDRKVRVHLVYGELLIEWAEDGFVYQEGPATEVFSGTWT from the coding sequence ATTGCATTCACCAAATTGCACGGGTTGGGCAACGATTATTTGTTCATCGAAACGGAGAAGTATCCGGTTGCCAATCCCCCGGAACTGTCCCGGCAAATGAGCCACCGGCACTTGGGCGTGGGATCGGACGGCATCATCCTCGTGATGCCAGGCGACAAGGCGCCGTTCAGGATGCGCATTTTCAACGCGGATGGCAGCGAAGCGGAAACCTGCGGCAACGGGATTCGCTGTTTCGCAAAGTATGTCTATGATCGCGGCATGATTCATGACACGGAATTTGTCATCGAGACGCTGGCCGGACCGAATCAAGTCGCATTGAAAGTCGAAAATGGCCGGGTTGTAGCAGTCCGATCGAATATGGGCCGCCCCCGTTTCGATCGAAGCGAAATCCCGATGATCGGCGCGCCGGGACGCGTTCTGGAAGAGGATCTTGAGGTGGACGGCCGAACCTTCCCGATCACATGCGCGAACATCGGCAATCCGCATGCCGTCATCTTCGTCGAGGACGCGACGGCCGTCCCGCTTGCGGAAATAGGCCCCAAAATCGAAACCCATCCCAAGTTTCCGCAGCGCACCAACGTCGAATTCGTCAACGTCATGGATCGCGGCAACATCGTCATGCGCATTTGGGAACGCGGCAGCGGCATTACAATGGCCAGCGGCAGCGGTTCATGCGGCGCGGCGTTGGCCTCGATGATAACCGATCGCGTGGATCGCAAGGTGCGCGTGCATCTGGTTTATGGCGAACTCCTCATCGAATGGGCCGAGGACGGATTCGTCTACCAGGAAGGCCCAGCCACCGAAGTTTTTTCCGGCACGTGGACATGA
- a CDS encoding transketolase C-terminal domain-containing protein, protein MSFPLNTSAYKPLAITLDQQTLTSEQREQLAVNIQMVRDTIIFFTAIAGIRGLGGHTGGAYSIVPEVLIADAFRHGSDKIYPIYFDEAGHRVAIQYAMMAFNGEIPMEKLLHYREAGHGLYGHPEPNPHIPVKFASGRLGHLWAFVNGVAKANPGRIVFLFGSDGSQMEGNDAEAARLAVAQNLNVKLCIDDNNVTISGHPAEYLPGYDIGRTLEGHGLTVDTGDGEDLDALFARMQKAVKKNGPVALINKRVMAPGVPGIEGSHAGHDVIKKDAAIEYLTARGHGEAVAYLKALTVPKTSVAYLGSSSETGSNRTEFGKIVNGILDRMTPEERVKRVWVVDSDLEGSTGLNSIHKAHPEVFVNGGVQERGNFSAAAGFGFEKGKQGIFSTFSAFLEMIVSEATMARLNDANVICHFSHAGVDDMADNTCHFGINIFLAHSGIPEGDKTRLYFAADALQLKAIVERIWNDEGIRYVFTTRSKVPYILKEDGSKFFGEGYVFTPGKDDVIREGTAGYVVSYGEMLYRALDAVERARAQGVHVGLVNKPTLNVCDGEMLAQVGKTPFVLVVEGQNRVNGLGVRYGTCLLKNGYAPKYDFMGVTVPGDGGIAEQLPNQRLEPEHILAKILEMAG, encoded by the coding sequence ATGAGTTTCCCCTTGAACACAAGCGCCTACAAACCGCTGGCCATCACACTGGATCAACAAACGCTTACGTCCGAACAGCGCGAACAACTTGCCGTGAACATTCAGATGGTCCGCGATACCATCATTTTCTTTACGGCCATTGCGGGCATACGGGGCCTTGGCGGACACACGGGCGGTGCATACAGCATCGTGCCGGAAGTCCTGATTGCCGACGCCTTTCGGCACGGCAGCGACAAAATTTATCCGATCTACTTCGATGAGGCAGGCCATCGGGTGGCGATTCAATACGCCATGATGGCGTTCAACGGCGAAATTCCGATGGAGAAACTGTTGCACTACCGCGAGGCGGGCCACGGACTCTACGGGCATCCGGAACCCAATCCGCATATCCCGGTCAAGTTCGCATCGGGACGTCTGGGCCACTTGTGGGCATTCGTGAATGGCGTGGCCAAGGCGAATCCGGGCCGGATCGTGTTTCTCTTTGGCTCGGACGGTTCGCAAATGGAGGGCAACGACGCGGAAGCGGCCCGTCTCGCCGTCGCGCAGAATCTCAACGTCAAACTGTGCATTGACGACAACAACGTGACGATTTCCGGCCATCCCGCGGAGTATCTGCCGGGCTACGACATCGGCCGCACACTGGAAGGCCACGGGCTGACGGTTGACACAGGCGACGGGGAAGACCTCGACGCGTTGTTTGCGCGCATGCAGAAGGCCGTCAAGAAAAACGGACCGGTCGCCTTGATCAACAAGCGCGTCATGGCGCCGGGCGTGCCGGGTATCGAAGGCAGCCATGCCGGACACGACGTCATCAAAAAGGATGCCGCCATCGAATACCTCACGGCGCGCGGACATGGCGAAGCCGTCGCGTACCTCAAGGCCCTCACCGTGCCCAAGACCAGCGTTGCATACCTTGGTTCGTCGTCCGAGACCGGCAGCAACCGTACCGAATTCGGAAAAATCGTCAACGGCATTCTCGATCGCATGACGCCCGAGGAACGCGTGAAGCGCGTTTGGGTCGTTGATTCGGATCTGGAGGGATCAACCGGCCTGAACAGTATTCACAAGGCCCATCCGGAGGTCTTTGTCAACGGCGGCGTGCAGGAACGCGGCAATTTCTCGGCGGCCGCCGGTTTCGGTTTCGAAAAGGGCAAGCAAGGCATCTTCAGCACCTTTTCGGCCTTTCTCGAAATGATTGTTTCCGAGGCGACGATGGCGCGCCTCAACGACGCCAATGTCATTTGTCATTTCTCGCACGCAGGCGTGGACGACATGGCCGACAACACCTGTCATTTCGGAATCAATATCTTCTTGGCCCATTCAGGTATTCCCGAAGGCGACAAGACGCGACTCTATTTTGCGGCGGACGCGTTGCAACTCAAGGCCATTGTCGAGCGCATCTGGAACGACGAAGGCATACGCTATGTCTTCACGACACGCTCCAAGGTGCCGTACATTCTCAAGGAAGACGGCAGTAAGTTCTTCGGCGAGGGATATGTTTTCACCCCCGGCAAGGATGATGTCATTCGCGAAGGAACGGCGGGATATGTCGTGTCGTACGGCGAAATGCTCTACCGCGCGCTCGATGCCGTCGAACGCGCGCGCGCCCAGGGTGTCCACGTCGGCCTCGTCAACAAGCCGACGCTCAACGTGTGCGATGGCGAGATGCTCGCCCAAGTGGGCAAAACGCCCTTCGTGCTGGTCGTCGAAGGCCAGAACCGCGTCAACGGTCTCGGCGTGCGTTATGGCACATGTCTGCTGAAAAACGGCTATGCGCCCAAGTACGATTTCATGGGCGTCACCGTGCCCGGCGACGGCGGAATTGCCGAGCAATTGCCGAACCAACGCCTCGAACCGGAACACATTCTGGCCAAAATTCTCGAAATGGCCGGCTGA
- a CDS encoding flagellin: MGLRINTNVAAIDTGRILNRNTQALNKSLQRLSSGLRINSAADDAAGLAIAEGFNSMVRGTDMAQRNAQDGVSLAQTAEGALSETTNILQRIRELAVQAANGTQSTNNRIAIDSEVLQLLSQIDSIATDTDFNGIRVLSAAQTITLQAGAMTSQTLVIAVSGAKTNDLGISGVRVSTMAAAVSAISTIDNAINSVSSLRGKFGAYQNRLEFTINTLAIQQENSAASQSAIRDANIASETSAFTRNQILVSAGTSVLAQANLVPQTALTLLR, translated from the coding sequence ATGGGTTTACGCATCAACACAAATGTGGCCGCGATTGACACGGGCCGAATCCTCAACCGCAACACACAAGCCCTGAACAAGTCGCTCCAGCGGCTTTCCAGCGGACTGCGGATCAACAGCGCCGCCGACGACGCGGCGGGATTGGCCATTGCGGAAGGGTTCAACTCGATGGTCCGCGGCACGGACATGGCCCAGCGAAACGCCCAGGACGGCGTAAGCCTCGCCCAAACCGCCGAAGGCGCGTTGAGCGAGACAACGAACATCCTTCAGCGCATTCGCGAATTGGCCGTGCAGGCCGCCAACGGCACGCAGAGCACGAACAACCGCATCGCGATCGACAGCGAGGTGCTCCAGTTGCTGTCGCAGATTGACTCGATCGCGACCGATACGGATTTCAATGGAATCCGCGTGCTCAGCGCGGCGCAGACGATTACGCTGCAAGCCGGCGCCATGACCAGCCAGACGCTCGTCATCGCCGTCAGCGGCGCGAAGACCAACGATCTGGGCATCAGCGGTGTGCGCGTTTCGACCATGGCCGCGGCGGTTTCCGCCATCAGCACGATCGATAACGCCATCAACAGCGTTTCATCGTTGCGCGGCAAGTTTGGCGCGTACCAGAACCGTCTCGAATTCACCATCAACACACTGGCCATCCAGCAGGAAAATTCGGCGGCCTCGCAAAGCGCCATTCGCGACGCGAACATTGCCAGCGAAACGAGTGCGTTCACGCGGAACCAGATTCTCGTGAGCGCGGGCACGTCGGTGCTGGCGCAGGCGAACCTTGTTCCCCAGACGGCATTGACGCTGTTGCGCTAA
- a CDS encoding biopolymer transporter ExbD, whose translation MTSQRGYQIHEINITPLTDIFLVLLVIMMVVTPMIDFAGLNMAVMSVGDASNTETTPKTLRLSVDASGAYTVDGRVVPLSSLGDVLREKAPENPDGLLVETDPDAPHEAMARAMAAATSAGIKKLAVAPKEPPTDAGGTADKPAGKSKK comes from the coding sequence ATGACCTCGCAACGCGGTTACCAGATACACGAAATCAACATCACACCGCTGACCGATATCTTCCTGGTCTTGTTGGTCATCATGATGGTCGTTACTCCGATGATAGATTTCGCGGGCTTGAACATGGCCGTCATGAGCGTGGGTGATGCAAGCAATACGGAGACCACCCCGAAAACCTTGCGGTTGAGCGTGGATGCATCGGGCGCCTATACGGTTGACGGCCGGGTCGTGCCGCTGTCGAGCCTCGGCGATGTGTTGCGCGAGAAAGCTCCGGAAAATCCCGATGGACTGCTGGTCGAAACCGATCCCGACGCGCCGCATGAAGCCATGGCGCGGGCCATGGCCGCGGCAACGTCCGCGGGCATCAAGAAACTGGCCGTTGCCCCGAAAGAACCGCCGACCGACGCCGGCGGTACGGCAGACAAGCCGGCGGGCAAGTCAAAGAAATAA
- a CDS encoding ABC transporter ATP-binding protein, whose translation MHAVVFDNVSFAYEGEPVLSDVNLRIDDGDFVSIIGPNGGGKTTLLKLILGLLRPQMGSIRVLDRPPVQARSQVGYVPQFFQFDTSFPVRVLDVVLMGRLHRIPFAGRYRPEDRESAKSALRDVELGDMASSPFAALSGGQRQRALIARALASEPRLLLLDEPTANIDPAVQNELFRLLDELSRRLTILMVTHDIGFVSSSIRRVVCVNRTVVVHPTSELTGGAIADLYRSDVRLVRHDHRCAEHGHEVRHD comes from the coding sequence ATGCACGCGGTAGTTTTCGACAACGTTTCTTTTGCCTACGAGGGGGAGCCGGTTCTGTCGGATGTAAACTTGCGCATTGACGATGGCGATTTTGTTTCGATCATCGGGCCCAACGGCGGCGGCAAGACAACTTTGTTGAAATTGATCCTCGGCCTCCTGCGACCCCAGATGGGCAGTATCCGTGTTTTGGATCGTCCACCCGTGCAAGCCCGATCGCAAGTCGGGTATGTCCCCCAATTTTTCCAGTTCGATACAAGTTTTCCCGTTCGCGTGCTCGATGTGGTCCTGATGGGACGCCTGCACCGTATTCCATTCGCGGGGCGCTATCGCCCAGAAGATCGCGAATCGGCGAAATCGGCATTGCGCGACGTGGAATTGGGCGACATGGCATCAAGTCCCTTCGCGGCCTTGTCCGGCGGCCAACGCCAACGCGCACTCATCGCGCGTGCGCTGGCCTCGGAACCGCGCCTGTTGTTGCTCGACGAACCGACGGCCAATATCGATCCGGCTGTGCAAAACGAACTTTTCCGCCTGCTCGATGAACTGAGCCGGCGCCTGACCATCCTGATGGTCACGCACGACATCGGGTTCGTTTCATCCTCCATCCGACGGGTGGTGTGCGTAAACCGGACGGTCGTCGTCCATCCGACGAGTGAGTTGACCGGCGGCGCCATCGCCGATTTGTACCGGAGCGATGTCCGGTTGGTCCGACATGATCACCGATGCGCCGAGCATGGACACGAGGTGCGTCATGATTGA
- a CDS encoding CopG family transcriptional regulator encodes MPKAKTKEEIVTFKVDSSLWNLLRGIDNRSEFIREAILQALGSACPLCHGTGVLTPKQKEHWDAFAEAHPLRECGDCHEFHLVCSVEKDR; translated from the coding sequence ATGCCCAAAGCCAAGACTAAAGAAGAAATCGTTACCTTCAAGGTGGATTCATCGCTCTGGAATTTGTTGCGTGGAATTGACAACCGATCGGAGTTCATTCGGGAGGCGATATTGCAGGCGCTGGGAAGCGCTTGCCCGCTATGCCATGGAACGGGCGTGTTGACGCCAAAACAAAAGGAACATTGGGACGCCTTCGCCGAGGCGCATCCCCTGCGCGAATGCGGCGACTGCCACGAATTTCATCTGGTGTGTTCCGTCGAAAAAGACCGATGA
- a CDS encoding flagellar protein FlaG — MGVAGISGQDPVLSAAYPVAQAPEFLPRPVKSQQDSAAPVARLGPRPKVEQEQRTAVKTEASEGPKRTGTRLRIDNASKRIIAQIIGENNEIIKQIPPEEILKISAKFQEMIGKLFDRKA; from the coding sequence ATGGGAGTTGCTGGCATCAGCGGACAGGACCCGGTTCTATCGGCCGCCTATCCTGTTGCACAGGCTCCTGAATTCCTTCCGCGCCCCGTAAAATCGCAGCAAGACAGCGCCGCTCCGGTGGCGCGATTGGGTCCAAGACCGAAAGTGGAACAGGAGCAGCGGACCGCGGTGAAAACCGAGGCGTCCGAAGGCCCTAAACGCACGGGCACGCGTCTGCGCATTGACAACGCCAGCAAGCGGATCATTGCGCAAATCATCGGCGAAAACAACGAGATCATCAAACAGATTCCTCCCGAGGAAATATTGAAGATCTCGGCCAAGTTCCAGGAAATGATCGGCAAGTTGTTCGACCGGAAAGCCTGA
- a CDS encoding flagellin → MGLRINTNVAAINTSRVLRRSTEALNKSLQRLSSGLRINGAADDAAGLAIAEGFNSMVRGAAVAQRNAQDGVSMVQTAEGALSETTNILQRIRELAVQAANGTQSTNNRIAIDSEVLQLLSQIDSIATDTDFNGMRVLSSAQTVTLQSGAMTSQTLVIAVNGAKTNDLGISAVRVSTMAAAVSAISTIDNAINSVTSLRSKFGAYQNRLEFTINTLAIQQENSSASESAIRDANIAQETIIFTRNQILVSAGTSVLAQANIVPQTALQLLR, encoded by the coding sequence ATGGGACTTCGCATCAACACCAATGTAGCCGCCATCAACACCAGCCGCGTCTTACGACGCTCCACCGAGGCCCTGAACAAGAGCCTGCAACGCCTGTCCAGCGGACTGCGCATCAACGGCGCCGCCGACGATGCCGCCGGGCTGGCCATCGCCGAAGGTTTCAATTCGATGGTCCGCGGCGCCGCTGTGGCGCAACGCAATGCCCAGGACGGCGTCAGCATGGTTCAAACCGCGGAAGGCGCGCTCAGCGAGACCACCAATATTCTGCAGCGCATCCGCGAACTGGCCGTGCAGGCCGCCAACGGCACGCAAAGCACGAACAACCGCATCGCGATTGACAGCGAGGTGCTGCAACTGCTTTCGCAGATCGACAGCATCGCCACGGACACGGATTTCAACGGCATGCGCGTGCTGAGCTCGGCCCAGACCGTCACGCTTCAATCCGGCGCCATGACCAGCCAGACGCTCGTCATTGCCGTCAACGGCGCGAAAACCAACGATCTGGGCATCAGCGCCGTGCGCGTTTCGACGATGGCCGCGGCCGTTTCCGCCATCAGCACAATTGACAATGCCATCAACAGCGTCACGTCGTTGCGGAGCAAATTCGGCGCCTACCAAAACCGGCTCGAATTCACCATCAACACGCTGGCCATCCAACAGGAGAATTCGTCGGCGTCCGAGAGCGCCATCCGCGACGCGAATATCGCGCAGGAAACCATCATTTTCACGCGCAACCAAATCCTGGTCAGCGCGGGCACTTCGGTCCTGGCGCAGGCCAACATTGTGCCGCAAACGGCGCTTCAGTTGCTCCGGTAA